The Myxococcales bacterium nucleotide sequence AGGCATGCAACGGCATACATCGCTAATAATTATCTTATTTATCGGGTGCTTTGGCTTTATGGCATGCGGATCGGGAGGGGGCGACCCCTGCCAGGTCAAAAGCGATTGTAAATCGGGTTTAATGTGCTGTAAGACTGCTGGATCAGGCATCGCCACCCGCGGGGTGTGTAGAGCGAGTTGCCTAGAGCCCGACGCATCGAACGATGTCGCGATCGATGTCGGGGAGCCGATAGAGGACGCGAGCTCAGACGGCGGGGATGCGAGCTAGTGATGCGCGCATGGATGCTTTGCGTCTGTAGTATATGGTTTTTGGCACTTGCGGCCCATGCCGATGATCCCGCCTCGGAGGAATCGGACTCCTCACTTGGCGCCGCGCGTAAAGCCTACTCACGGGGCGAAGCTCTTTATCGCGCGGGCCATTATGAAGCGGCGCAAGTTCAATTCGAAGAAGCTTACGCTTCAACACCCAACCCGGTGGTGCTGCTCGGTATTGCGAAAGCTCAGGAAAAGCAGGGACAGATTCACGCGGCGGTTTTGACCCTGGAGCGCTATCTGAAAGAGCAAAAAACATCTGCCAACCGCGGATCAGTGGAGCGACACATCCAAGAGCTTCGCTCCGAGCCTGCCGTTTTGCTTATCAAAAGCGATCCGCCGGGCGCACGTCTCCTAATAGATGGCAAGCATCATCAGCAGCCAACGCCAACGGAGGTGCGGCTTACGCCTGGCACCCACCGTATCGAGGTTAGGGCGGAGGGGCACTTTTCGGTCGTTGAAACATTGCACGTACAGTTTGCCGAGCGCCGCCAAGTGGGGATCGCTTTACGAAAGGCGGCCATCCACAGGGCCTCACCGGATGTACCGACCCTACCGAAGGAAGCGGGTGATACTGATGATGCGGATGATCTGATGACGGCTACCTGGGTGGCCCTAGGGATCGCAGGCGGCGCACTTGTGGTCGGAAGCATTTTTGGCATTTTGACCCTCGCCAAGCAGCATGAGTTCAACGAGCAGCCCACAGACACAACAGCCGAGCGCGGCGAGGGCTATGCCTTGGGGGCGGATGTCTCTTTGGGTATTGCTGCCGGCGCTGGAATCACTGCCCTTGTGCTCTATTTGACCCGAGAGGAGGCTATCGCCAAGAACCGCTCTTCTTCGGGGCATCATGCGGGCATTGATGTGATACCGACCCTTTCATCCACCGGAGGAGGGCTTAGTGCCCGCGTGAGCTACTAAGAGATCCCTATGAAAATCTTCATTGATTAGGGTCACATAGACGAGATTGGCGAGACAAAGGCCATGGGATTGGCCGATGGCTTAATAAGTGCGCTGAGGAACTAGCTCACACTAAGACGATAACCCACGCCCCGAATGGTCAATATGTGCCGCGGCTGAGCGGGATCATCTTCGAGCTTGCTTCGCAGCTGCGCAATGAAATTGTCAATGGTTCTTAGCGTTCCATGGTGATTGACCCCATGGATGCCCTCGAGCAAATGTTGACGGCTGAGGATACGCCCCTTGCTCCGAAAAAGCTGAATGAGGATCTCGAACTCGGTGCTGGTCAGATCGACAGGATTTCCATTCTTGAGCACATTATGTGTCGCCAAGTTGATCTCGATGTCCCCAAAATGCACCTGATCGACGTTGGGGCGTTGGCGCCTGAGAATCACGCGAATTCGTGCCAGGAGCTCGGCGATGGAGAAGGGTTTCGTGAGGTAATCCTCGGCACCTAAATCGAGTCCCATAACCTTATCGATATCGCCCGTGCGCGCGCTCAGCATCAGCACCGGTACAGAAAGGCCGTGTTTCCGCATTCGAGCCAAAAGATCATACCCGTTAAGCTTAGGCAGCATGACGTCAAGAATGATAAGATCAAACCCGCCCCGTTCCACCGCCTCTAATCCCGCCTCCCCGTCCGCGGCGTGCTGTACCTCAAAGCCCTCGGCTTCGAGGCTCATACGCAGGCCCAACAGAATAGATTCGTCGTCTTCAACGACTAAGATACGCGGTGACGAATTCATGTGCTTACCCACGTAGTCTCTGGAAGCACAATAGTTAAAGTGCTTCCATTTCCCGGTTCGCTATCTACTTCGATGCTGCCTCCGTGCGCATCAACGACATGCCCCACGATGGCGAGCCCCAGGCCAGAGCCCTCTACCTCGCGCGACAGACGTTCATCCACTCGGTAAAATTTCTGAAAAATCCGACGATGCTCGGCCAAAGGTATCCCAATCCCATTGTCCACAACTGCAAGGCGAAGCGCATGCGTATCAAGGAAGGCACGCACGGTGATGGTGCGATCATCGTTTGAATACTTGTAGGCATTCGACAAGAGATTCACGAGGGCATCCGCCATGGCTTCACGATCCGCATGAATGCGAGGCAATTGCGGCTGAATATCGATGTGGACGAGGACATCTAACCCTACTGTGGCCGTGCGAAACGCGCTGAGCGCCGCGCTGATGATGTCGCTCACATCAGTTGGCTCGAGGCGATAGATCCGACGTCCAGCCTCCATACGTCCCCAATCTAATAGTCGCTCGATACGGTCGCTCAAGCGGCCCGTTTCTTTCTGCAATACGTCGATGCAAAGGGCGACTTTTTCTGGATCGGATTCCTTATGGCTGGCGAGCATATCCACAAAAAGTTTGATCGAGGTCAGAGGGGTACGCAATTCGTGACTTACCTTCGAGACAAAATCAACCTGCAGCTTGGAAAGCTTGGCCTCCTTTCGCAAAAATACCAATGAAAGCACGGTCCCCGTCACAAGGCAGCCCACCAAGGTTACAACTAGAATACCGAAAATAATGTTGAGCTGGGTCCTCCAATACACCAACATGAAAACCCCGAGCAGCAGGAGGAGGGCCGTCGGCACAATCACAAGCCACACCAAAAGCACGACTATCCGCCTGAAGCCGCGCTTGTGGTCTTCTGCGCCCGCCACGAGTCCGCTGCTAGAGGCCATCGACGGGAGTCTAGACTATTTCAGTGTGCAAGAAAGGTCTGCCGCCCTGCCGGCGCTTTGCTGAAGAGCAATCCCGCATCTAGAATCGCTTACGGTAGCGGTATGGGTGCGACCGTGCTTGGGGCCGAGGAAAACCGTGGACGCTGCTTGGCTGTCAAACGGATGATTCCTACTTTATCGAGCATCCAGATCACGGGGTATGCGGGATCGAGTTCAAACCACCGTGCTGCGAATTTTGGCGACATAGGAAAGCGGTGGTGATTGTTTTGGTAGAGTTCCCCGCAGGTCAACAGATCCCATACTAGTGTATTGCGAGAGAGATCCGAGGTGTCAAAGTTGCGGTAGCCGTATTTGTGCCCAGCCCAATTGACAATGGCTCCATGGGCAGGACCCATGAGGAAGTGAATGGGCAGCAACAGGAAAAATGCCCAGTGCGGGGCAAAGGCAATGTAAAATAACGTGTAAAGTGTCCCCCATGCGACGCGCACAATCCACATGTCACCCAACCGGTCCACGGCGTTCCACACAGGATAGTTACCTTCAAATCGCATCTCGGGGCGGATCTTATGGCGGACGAACCCGGAGTAACGTGCCTTTGTGGCCCACATCATGGATGCGAGGTTTGGGTAGAAATGGGGAGAATGGGGATCCTGCTCGGTGTCGCTAAACGCATGGTGCTCACGATGCAGCACCGCATACGAGCGAGGCACAA carries:
- a CDS encoding acyl-CoA desaturase; protein product: MSFQTGTIIILSFFVLHWVSSVFSQTFFLHRYAAHGMFKMTKGWERFFHLFTFITQGSSYLVPRSYAVLHREHHAFSDTEQDPHSPHFYPNLASMMWATKARYSGFVRHKIRPEMRFEGNYPVWNAVDRLGDMWIVRVAWGTLYTLFYIAFAPHWAFFLLLPIHFLMGPAHGAIVNWAGHKYGYRNFDTSDLSRNTLVWDLLTCGELYQNNHHRFPMSPKFAARWFELDPAYPVIWMLDKVGIIRLTAKQRPRFSSAPSTVAPIPLP
- a CDS encoding PEGA domain-containing protein, translating into MMRAWMLCVCSIWFLALAAHADDPASEESDSSLGAARKAYSRGEALYRAGHYEAAQVQFEEAYASTPNPVVLLGIAKAQEKQGQIHAAVLTLERYLKEQKTSANRGSVERHIQELRSEPAVLLIKSDPPGARLLIDGKHHQQPTPTEVRLTPGTHRIEVRAEGHFSVVETLHVQFAERRQVGIALRKAAIHRASPDVPTLPKEAGDTDDADDLMTATWVALGIAGGALVVGSIFGILTLAKQHEFNEQPTDTTAERGEGYALGADVSLGIAAGAGITALVLYLTREEAIAKNRSSSGHHAGIDVIPTLSSTGGGLSARVSY
- a CDS encoding two-component sensor histidine kinase, which encodes MASSSGLVAGAEDHKRGFRRIVVLLVWLVIVPTALLLLLGVFMLVYWRTQLNIIFGILVVTLVGCLVTGTVLSLVFLRKEAKLSKLQVDFVSKVSHELRTPLTSIKLFVDMLASHKESDPEKVALCIDVLQKETGRLSDRIERLLDWGRMEAGRRIYRLEPTDVSDIISAALSAFRTATVGLDVLVHIDIQPQLPRIHADREAMADALVNLLSNAYKYSNDDRTITVRAFLDTHALRLAVVDNGIGIPLAEHRRIFQKFYRVDERLSREVEGSGLGLAIVGHVVDAHGGSIEVDSEPGNGSTLTIVLPETTWVST
- a CDS encoding response regulator transcription factor; amino-acid sequence: MNSSPRILVVEDDESILLGLRMSLEAEGFEVQHAADGEAGLEAVERGGFDLIILDVMLPKLNGYDLLARMRKHGLSVPVLMLSARTGDIDKVMGLDLGAEDYLTKPFSIAELLARIRVILRRQRPNVDQVHFGDIEINLATHNVLKNGNPVDLTSTEFEILIQLFRSKGRILSRQHLLEGIHGVNHHGTLRTIDNFIAQLRSKLEDDPAQPRHILTIRGVGYRLSVS